One region of Oryza glaberrima chromosome 7, OglaRS2, whole genome shotgun sequence genomic DNA includes:
- the LOC127780173 gene encoding uncharacterized protein LOC127780173 — protein sequence MATKEFDELALDGTNYPIWASNIKINFASQGILNIIEEPNAGDPQIEHRKLNTSLFLLRLYIHKDPKHEYMLETSPLNLWKALKERYDQQKELIWPEANYEWVHLHLQDFKSVAENNHATHNICSRLKFCEQEPTEAEKIEKTLSTILPEDKILTQQTNNAENKKGFKGNSLNINPMNLTRKRKRNNNRCKFKGRKKGKGKGKAPQRCSNGNKHCNRCGSDTHVGKDCRIPKHLVLLYQKSLKDKKSSENPRFEAHFNLTHEERPEVASSHQAPVEPEGNLNVLPEDVAPLSAMDDMFIEYCSTGPLGDLQ from the exons ATGGCAACAAAAGAGTTCGACGAACTCGCCCTTGATGGGACTAACTATCCCATCTGGGCTTCCaatatcaaaatcaattttgccTCTCAGGGCATTTTAAATATAATTGAGGAACCCAATGCTGGGGACCCACAAATTGAGCACAGGAAGCTCAATACatccctttttcttttgaggCTCTACATTCACAAGGATCCCAAACATGAATACATGTTAGAGACGAGCCCTCTCAACCTTTGGAAAGCTCTAAAAGAGCGTTATGATCAGCAAAAGGAACTCATTTGGCCTGAGGCTAATTATGAGTGGGTTCATTTACACCTGCAGGACTTTAAATCTGTGGCAGAAAACAACCATGCTACTCATAACATTTGCTCCAGGTTGAAGTTTTGCGAACAAGAGCCAACGGAGgcagagaagatagagaaaacTCTATCAACTATACTTCCGGAAGACAAGATACTGACTCAACAAACA AATAATGCTGAGAATAAGAAAGGATTCAAGGGAAATTCTTTGAATATTAATCCTATGAATCTGACTAGAAAGCGCAAACGCAACAACAACAGGTGCAAATTCAAGGGtcgaaagaaaggaaaagggaagggTAAGGCACCACAACGTTGTAGCAATGGCAACAAGCATTGCAATAGGTGTGGATCTGACACTCATGTCGGTAAAGACTGCCGCATCCCGAAACATCTTGTTCTCTTGTACCAAAAATCCCTCAAGGACAAAAAATCTTCTGAGAACCCAAGATTTGAAGCCCACTTCAATCTTACACATGAAGAGCGCCCTGAGGTTGCAAGTTCTCACCAGGCTCCTGTTGAACCAGAGGGCAACCTCAATGTTCTCCCAGAAGATGTCGCTCCACTCTCTGCGATGGACGATATGTTCATCGAATACTGCTCAACGGGCCCACTTGGAGATTTGCAATAA